A portion of the Cystobacter ferrugineus genome contains these proteins:
- a CDS encoding GNAT family N-acetyltransferase — MRSFDRDPILRWFLREDERRVRALEMYFEITLREFTLPHGEVLTTEDRAGTALWVPPDRWKLGLSEQLSASSTIVRCVGLGKVVRTLHGLRQMEKHHPPRPHYYLALLGVDPEHQGRGYASALLRPVLERCDREGVGAYLESTTPENTARYQHFGFKVVSHLQLGRGAPPYPGMWREPTGARLHESDSRMPT; from the coding sequence GTGCGATCGTTCGATCGGGACCCGATCCTCCGCTGGTTCCTGCGCGAGGACGAGCGGCGTGTGCGGGCACTGGAGATGTACTTCGAGATCACCCTGCGCGAGTTCACCCTGCCTCATGGAGAGGTATTGACCACCGAGGACCGTGCGGGGACCGCGCTCTGGGTTCCCCCGGACCGGTGGAAACTGGGGCTGAGCGAGCAGCTCTCGGCGTCATCGACCATTGTCCGCTGCGTCGGCCTGGGCAAGGTGGTGCGCACCCTGCACGGGTTGAGGCAGATGGAGAAGCACCATCCACCCCGGCCCCACTACTACCTGGCGTTGCTCGGCGTGGATCCCGAGCACCAGGGGCGAGGATATGCCTCCGCGCTGTTGCGGCCCGTGCTCGAGCGCTGTGACCGGGAAGGCGTGGGGGCCTACCTGGAGAGCACCACTCCAGAGAACACGGCCCGCTACCAGCACTTCGGCTTCAAGGTCGTCTCTCACCTGCAACTGGGCCGCGGTGCGCCCCCCTACCCTGGCATGTGGAGAGAACCAACAGGGGCTCGCCTCCATGAGAGCGACTCGAGGATGCCCACGTAG
- a CDS encoding glycine betaine ABC transporter substrate-binding protein, translating to MNRHTPALWLALAASMLLGTGCKKDPAPEAQQAQAPAKTLKLVYVNWAEGVAMTHLAKAILEDRMGYQVELTMADVAPVFTSLAEGDSDAFLDAWLPLTHKEYMERFQGKVEDLGTNYEGARIGLVVPAYVKASSIQDLAAMKKELDGQIVGIDSGAGIMSTTEKALAAYKLDFRLMTSSGPAMAASLQDAIKRERPVVVTGWKPHWKFARWDLKFLEDPQGIYGSAESIHTLTRPGLEKDKPEVARFLRAFKLDDQQLGELMGVVAEAKGDPSQAVREWMTRHAALVDGWLPRS from the coding sequence ATGAACCGACACACGCCCGCCCTGTGGCTGGCGCTCGCCGCCAGCATGCTGCTGGGCACCGGCTGCAAGAAGGATCCGGCCCCCGAGGCCCAGCAGGCCCAGGCCCCGGCCAAGACGCTCAAGCTCGTCTACGTGAACTGGGCCGAGGGCGTGGCGATGACGCACCTGGCGAAGGCCATCCTCGAGGACCGCATGGGCTACCAGGTGGAGCTCACCATGGCCGACGTGGCCCCGGTCTTCACCTCGCTGGCCGAGGGGGACAGTGATGCCTTCCTCGATGCCTGGCTGCCGCTCACCCACAAGGAATACATGGAGCGCTTCCAGGGCAAGGTGGAGGACCTGGGGACGAACTACGAGGGGGCGCGCATCGGTCTGGTGGTGCCCGCGTACGTGAAGGCCTCCAGCATCCAGGACCTCGCGGCCATGAAGAAGGAGCTCGACGGGCAGATCGTCGGCATCGACTCGGGCGCGGGCATCATGAGCACCACCGAGAAAGCCCTGGCGGCCTACAAGCTGGACTTCCGGCTGATGACGTCCAGTGGCCCCGCGATGGCGGCCAGCCTCCAGGACGCCATCAAGCGCGAGCGCCCCGTGGTGGTGACGGGCTGGAAGCCGCACTGGAAGTTCGCCCGGTGGGATCTCAAGTTCCTCGAGGACCCCCAGGGCATCTACGGCAGCGCGGAGAGCATCCACACCCTGACCCGGCCAGGCCTGGAGAAGGACAAGCCGGAGGTGGCCCGGTTCCTGAGAGCCTTCAAGCTGGATGACCAGCAGCTCGGCGAGCTCATGGGCGTCGTGGCCGAGGCCAAGGGCGATCCGTCCCAGGCCGTGCGCGAGTGGATGACGCGCCACGCGGCGCTCGTGGACGGCTGGTTGCCGCGGTCCTGA
- a CDS encoding ABC transporter permease, translated as MDVRIGEGFERLIDGLKERFDPLFHAVADGLTAAIRGLEGLLLLAPSHVLIALIALASWRLSGVGSAVLCALGLELIDAMGLWRATMETLALVLSSACVSLLLGIPLGILASYNRWLARGLRPLLDSMQTMPAFVYLIPAVLFFRLGKVPGVVATVIFAMPPAVRLTQLGIQQVPRDVVEAAIAFGSTPRQLLWHVQLPIALPTLLAGVNQTLMLSLSMVVISAMIGAGGLGEQVLKGITQLRIGLGFESGIAVVILAIVLDRLTHALGQPRSRPT; from the coding sequence ATGGACGTGCGCATCGGAGAGGGTTTCGAGCGGCTGATCGACGGGCTCAAGGAGCGCTTCGATCCCCTCTTCCACGCGGTGGCGGACGGCCTCACCGCCGCCATCCGGGGCCTGGAGGGACTGCTGTTGCTCGCGCCGAGCCATGTGCTCATCGCCCTGATCGCGCTGGCCTCGTGGCGGCTGAGTGGCGTGGGCTCCGCGGTGCTGTGCGCGTTGGGCCTGGAGCTCATCGACGCCATGGGCCTGTGGCGGGCGACGATGGAGACGCTCGCGCTGGTGCTCAGCTCGGCGTGCGTGTCGCTGCTCCTGGGCATTCCGCTGGGTATCCTGGCCTCGTACAACCGCTGGCTGGCGCGGGGCTTGCGCCCCCTGCTGGACTCCATGCAGACGATGCCCGCCTTCGTCTACCTCATCCCCGCGGTGCTCTTCTTCCGCCTGGGCAAGGTGCCGGGCGTGGTGGCCACCGTCATCTTCGCCATGCCGCCCGCCGTGCGGCTCACCCAGCTGGGCATTCAGCAGGTGCCGCGCGACGTGGTGGAGGCGGCCATCGCCTTCGGCTCCACACCGCGCCAGCTCCTCTGGCACGTGCAGCTTCCCATCGCCCTGCCCACGCTGTTGGCCGGAGTGAACCAGACCCTCATGCTGTCGCTCTCCATGGTGGTCATCTCCGCGATGATCGGCGCCGGCGGACTGGGCGAGCAGGTGTTGAAGGGCATCACCCAGCTGCGGATCGGGCTGGGCTTCGAGAGCGGCATCGCGGTGGTCATCCTGGCCATCGTGCTCGACCGCCTGACACACGCGCTGGGCCAGCCCCGGTCGCGTCCCACGTGA
- a CDS encoding quaternary amine ABC transporter ATP-binding protein yields the protein METATRAVPPDTAIAVRGLRKLYGGDAHEAQALLAQGVSKEEILARTGCTVAIQDVSFEVRRGEIFVIMGLSGSGKSTVLRCLNRLIEPSAGSVVVDGIDVTRADTRRLLEVRRGKIAMVFQNFGLLPHRTLVHNVEYGLEMKGVDKATRRAKALHALGLVGLQGYADKLPRELSGGMQQRVGLARALATEPDILLMDEAFSALDPLIRKQMQDELLDLQARMNKTIVFITHDLDEALKLGGRIAIMRDGAIVQVGTPEEILTQPANDYVRAFIQDVDRTRIITAGTIMKRPEVVTHPKDGPALAVKRMRELGSSTLFVTDLQRRFLGLVHIEDALRLMGENVHDLGRILRTDVPTTTPDTPLAKLVSVAASTRIPISVVAEDGSFQGIVDRASLLACIAGEVD from the coding sequence GTGGAGACCGCCACCCGGGCGGTTCCCCCGGACACGGCCATCGCCGTCCGGGGACTGCGCAAGCTCTACGGCGGTGACGCCCACGAGGCCCAGGCCCTGCTCGCCCAGGGGGTCTCCAAGGAGGAGATCCTCGCGCGCACGGGCTGCACGGTGGCCATCCAGGACGTGAGCTTCGAAGTGCGTCGCGGGGAGATCTTCGTCATCATGGGCCTGTCGGGCAGCGGCAAGTCCACGGTGCTGCGCTGCCTCAACCGCCTCATCGAGCCGAGCGCGGGCAGCGTGGTGGTGGACGGCATCGACGTCACGCGGGCGGACACGCGACGGCTGCTCGAGGTGCGGCGTGGGAAGATCGCCATGGTCTTCCAGAACTTCGGCCTGCTGCCGCACCGCACCCTCGTGCACAACGTGGAGTACGGGCTGGAGATGAAGGGCGTGGACAAGGCCACGCGGCGCGCCAAGGCCCTGCACGCGCTCGGGCTGGTGGGACTCCAGGGCTACGCGGACAAGCTGCCGCGCGAGCTGAGCGGTGGCATGCAGCAGCGCGTGGGGCTCGCGCGCGCGCTGGCCACCGAGCCGGACATCCTCCTCATGGACGAGGCCTTCAGCGCGCTCGATCCGCTCATCCGCAAGCAGATGCAGGACGAGCTGCTCGACCTCCAGGCGCGGATGAACAAGACGATCGTCTTCATCACGCACGACCTGGACGAGGCCCTCAAGCTCGGCGGCCGCATCGCCATCATGCGCGATGGCGCCATCGTCCAGGTGGGCACGCCGGAGGAGATCCTCACCCAGCCGGCCAACGACTACGTGCGCGCCTTCATCCAGGACGTGGACCGCACGCGCATCATCACCGCGGGGACCATCATGAAGCGGCCCGAGGTCGTCACCCATCCCAAGGACGGCCCCGCCCTGGCGGTCAAGCGCATGCGGGAGCTGGGCTCCTCCACGCTCTTCGTGACGGACCTCCAGCGCCGGTTCCTGGGGCTGGTGCACATCGAGGACGCGCTGCGGTTGATGGGCGAGAACGTCCATGACCTGGGGCGCATCCTCCGCACGGACGTGCCCACCACCACGCCGGACACGCCCCTGGCGAAGCTGGTGTCGGTGGCGGCCAGCACGCGCATCCCCATCTCCGTGGTCGCGGAGGATGGGTCCTTTCAAGGCATCGTGGACCGGGCCTCGCTGCTGGCCTGCATCGCCGGGGAGGTGGACTGA
- a CDS encoding ferric reductase-like transmembrane domain-containing protein → MSTQHPASPIRANPIPSPHRFGGWKLFLVLAALLMGAAGAAYLIGPDAVEGSRRAIRVTARTSFVLFLAAFTASSFASLLPGPFTQALLRERRIVGLSFAFSHLLHAIAIHAFGQLNPEFWPGRSTLTNLPGTLGYVFILLLAVTSHRGLARRMGPTAWRRLHVTGMWVIAAVFTSSYFKRVPMNYWYAVPSALLFTAVVVRLIAGRAQALRRGTRSLLAPNAA, encoded by the coding sequence ATGTCAACGCAGCATCCCGCATCCCCCATCCGCGCGAACCCGATCCCCTCGCCCCACCGCTTCGGCGGCTGGAAATTGTTCCTGGTGCTGGCCGCGCTGCTGATGGGCGCCGCGGGCGCCGCCTACCTGATCGGCCCCGACGCCGTGGAAGGCAGCCGCCGCGCCATCCGCGTCACCGCCCGTACCTCCTTCGTGCTGTTCCTGGCCGCGTTCACCGCGTCCTCGTTCGCCTCGCTACTGCCCGGCCCGTTCACCCAGGCGTTGCTGCGCGAGCGTCGCATCGTCGGCCTGTCGTTCGCGTTCTCGCACCTGCTGCACGCGATCGCGATCCACGCCTTCGGCCAGCTCAATCCCGAGTTCTGGCCCGGCCGCTCCACCCTGACCAACCTGCCCGGCACGCTCGGCTACGTGTTCATCCTGCTGCTGGCGGTGACCTCGCATCGCGGCCTTGCCCGGCGCATGGGCCCGACCGCCTGGCGGCGGCTGCACGTCACCGGCATGTGGGTGATCGCGGCGGTGTTCACCTCTTCGTATTTCAAGCGCGTGCCGATGAACTACTGGTACGCCGTGCCTTCGGCGCTGCTGTTCACCGCGGTGGTGGTGCGGCTGATCGCCGGGCGCGCCCAGGCCCTCCGGCGTGGCACGCGGTCTCTCCTGGCTCCGAACGCGGCGTGA
- a CDS encoding alpha/beta fold hydrolase → MIRKTMLAALVATALIPAAACSGPVDTDPAAPTVILVHGAFADGSSWNKIIPRLEARGVPALAVQNPLTSLQDDVAATRRAIAAAPGKVVLVGHSWGGTVITEAGNDDKVVALVYVSAFAPDVGESSAQQGEPYPTAPGLTRLQDRDGFLWLPAEAVAEDFAQDLDPATARLLYSTQGPLKASALSEPVARAAWKHKPSWYVLSREDRMLTPRLQSATAERIGARLHSVPASHVSMLSHPGEVADVILEAAKVKSADSSPAKVGG, encoded by the coding sequence ATGATTCGCAAGACGATGCTGGCCGCGCTGGTGGCCACTGCCCTGATTCCAGCCGCCGCATGCTCGGGTCCGGTGGATACCGATCCGGCCGCGCCCACGGTGATCCTGGTGCATGGCGCCTTCGCCGACGGTTCGAGCTGGAACAAGATCATCCCACGCCTGGAGGCCAGGGGGGTGCCCGCCTTGGCGGTGCAGAACCCGCTGACCTCGCTGCAGGACGACGTGGCCGCCACGCGCCGCGCCATCGCCGCCGCGCCGGGCAAGGTGGTGCTGGTCGGCCATTCCTGGGGCGGCACGGTCATCACCGAGGCCGGTAACGACGACAAGGTGGTCGCGCTGGTGTACGTGTCCGCGTTCGCGCCCGATGTCGGCGAGAGCTCGGCCCAGCAGGGCGAGCCTTACCCGACGGCGCCGGGGCTGACGCGACTGCAGGATCGCGACGGCTTCCTGTGGCTGCCGGCCGAGGCGGTGGCCGAGGATTTCGCGCAGGACCTCGATCCAGCCACCGCGCGCCTGCTCTACAGCACCCAGGGGCCGCTGAAGGCCAGCGCGTTGTCCGAGCCGGTCGCGCGGGCGGCGTGGAAGCACAAGCCCAGCTGGTACGTGCTCAGCCGCGAGGACCGCATGCTCACGCCGCGGTTGCAGTCCGCCACCGCGGAGCGTATCGGCGCGCGGCTGCATTCGGTCCCGGCCAGCCATGTCTCGATGCTGTCCCATCCGGGCGAGGTCGCCGACGTCATCCTCGAGGCCGCCAAGGTCAAGTCGGCCGATTCGTCACCGGCCAAGGTGGGTGGCTGA
- a CDS encoding cytochrome c biogenesis CcdA family protein, with protein MWAFVLAALAGVATILSPCVLPMLPIVLARGAGGDRREPLLIITGFVASFAAGGIAIGALAASSGQFEAGVRVVALVVLLLAGLACVWPTPFERLRQRWLAGSRLFAWQPRAAGAGGALLVGVSLGIAWTPCAGPVLASVLALAASAQATARASALLGVYALGAATPLLALVYGGRWASARLRPLQRHTAWVRRGFGVCAVAMALLQLWQLDAALTARLLPWLPSISTGL; from the coding sequence ATGTGGGCCTTCGTCCTGGCCGCGCTGGCTGGCGTGGCCACCATCCTCTCTCCGTGCGTGCTGCCGATGCTGCCCATCGTGCTGGCGCGCGGGGCCGGCGGCGACCGTCGCGAACCGCTGCTGATCATCACCGGCTTCGTCGCCTCCTTCGCCGCCGGCGGCATCGCCATCGGCGCGCTGGCGGCGTCCTCCGGCCAGTTCGAGGCGGGCGTGCGCGTGGTCGCGCTCGTGGTGCTGCTGCTGGCCGGGCTGGCCTGCGTGTGGCCGACGCCATTCGAACGGCTGCGGCAGCGCTGGCTGGCTGGCTCGCGTCTGTTCGCCTGGCAACCGCGGGCGGCCGGCGCGGGCGGCGCGCTGCTGGTCGGAGTCTCGCTTGGCATCGCCTGGACGCCGTGCGCCGGGCCGGTGCTGGCCTCGGTGCTGGCGCTGGCCGCCAGCGCCCAGGCCACCGCGCGCGCCAGCGCCCTGCTCGGCGTGTACGCGCTCGGCGCGGCCACGCCGCTGCTGGCCCTGGTCTACGGCGGTCGCTGGGCCAGTGCCCGGCTGCGCCCGCTGCAACGCCACACCGCCTGGGTGCGGCGCGGCTTCGGCGTCTGCGCCGTGGCCATGGCCCTGCTCCAGTTGTGGCAGCTCGATGCCGCGCTCACCGCGCGACTGCTGCCATGGCTGCCCTCCATCTCCACCGGACTGTGA
- a CDS encoding thioredoxin family protein yields MPTFLRVFLIAAIAAVTIVLAWSSARADEARLATLTTAPDFSGGGEWINSPPLRMSELRGKVVLVEFWTYSCINCLRVAPYVSQWHERYADQGLVVVGVHTPEYGYERVGANVREAVRRLGIHYPVVQDNGYRIWNAYGNQYWPALYLIDREGRVVYRHFGEGAYDRTEAQIRALLAAR; encoded by the coding sequence ATGCCTACCTTCCTTCGTGTCTTTCTCATCGCCGCCATCGCTGCCGTGACCATCGTGCTGGCCTGGTCCTCCGCCCGCGCCGACGAGGCGCGGCTGGCCACTCTCACCACCGCGCCGGACTTCAGCGGTGGAGGTGAGTGGATCAACAGCCCGCCGCTGCGCATGTCGGAGCTGCGCGGCAAGGTCGTACTGGTCGAGTTCTGGACCTACTCGTGCATCAACTGCCTGCGCGTGGCGCCTTATGTCTCGCAATGGCACGAGCGCTACGCCGACCAGGGGCTGGTCGTGGTCGGCGTGCACACGCCCGAATACGGCTACGAACGCGTGGGCGCCAACGTGCGCGAGGCGGTGCGGCGCCTGGGCATCCACTATCCGGTGGTGCAGGACAACGGCTATCGGATCTGGAACGCCTACGGCAATCAGTACTGGCCCGCGCTCTACCTGATCGACAGAGAGGGCCGGGTGGTGTACCGCCATTTCGGCGAGGGCGCCTACGACCGCACCGAGGCGCAGATCCGGGCCCTGCTGGCCGCGCGCTGA
- a CDS encoding response regulator: MAHTDHILIVDDDREIRRMVGEYLQRNGLRTTLAADGREMRAALDTSDVDLIVLDVMMPGEDGLSLCRNLRAGKHRNVPVVMLTARDEETDRIVGLEMGADDYVVKPFSARELLARINAVIRRTRMLPPNLQVTEAGRLIGFGQWRLDTTARHLLDEDGTAYPLSGAEFRLLRVFLDHPQRVLSRDQLLNLTRGRDAELFDRSIDLLVSRLRQRLRDGAREQTYIKTVRSEGYVFCQPVVLLGENA; the protein is encoded by the coding sequence ATGGCCCATACAGACCACATCCTCATCGTCGACGACGACCGCGAGATCCGCCGCATGGTCGGCGAATACCTGCAACGCAACGGCCTGCGCACCACGCTCGCCGCCGACGGCCGCGAGATGCGCGCGGCGCTGGACACCAGCGACGTCGACCTGATCGTGCTCGACGTGATGATGCCCGGCGAGGACGGTCTGTCCCTGTGCCGCAACCTGCGCGCCGGCAAGCACCGCAACGTGCCGGTGGTGATGCTCACCGCGCGCGACGAGGAGACCGATCGCATCGTCGGTCTGGAGATGGGTGCGGACGACTACGTGGTCAAGCCGTTCTCCGCGCGCGAGCTGCTGGCTCGCATCAACGCGGTGATCCGGCGCACGCGCATGTTGCCGCCCAACCTGCAGGTCACCGAGGCCGGCCGGCTGATCGGCTTCGGCCAGTGGCGGCTGGACACCACCGCGCGCCACCTGCTCGACGAAGACGGCACCGCCTATCCGCTCAGCGGCGCGGAGTTCCGCCTGCTGCGCGTGTTCCTCGACCACCCGCAGCGCGTGCTCAGCCGCGACCAGCTACTCAACCTCACCCGGGGCCGCGACGCCGAGCTGTTCGACCGCTCCATCGACCTGCTCGTCAGCCGCCTGCGCCAGCGCCTGCGCGACGGCGCGCGCGAGCAGACCTACATCAAGACCGTGCGCAGCGAGGGCTACGTGTTCTGCCAGCCCGTGGTCCTGCTCGGCGAGAACGCATGA
- a CDS encoding sensor histidine kinase — MNATPRTGWRRLLPRTLAARLTLILFTGLLLAHALSFVLLFSERYMAARSMMLTNLDQDVSVSVALLERLSPAERARWAPRLERRTYRYLLGPARPGVPLTSDRAREVTALIDRSLDHRYRLQARTVSTSPERFEVQLTLADGQPLTIEVTPSVMPIARWLPVVLAAQLVLLLLCAWLAVRLATRPLVQLADAVERLDPARAHPPLPREGPVEVVKAATAFNAMQARIGHYLAERLQILAAISHDLQTPITRMKLRLEAMEEGADRDRLIGDLEQLLQLVREGIAYARSTHGATGPAVRLDLHALLDSVVCDYQDAGKPVTLGECAHASLNTRPPTLRRIVENLIDNAVKYGGGAEVGVRRLDDGRVAVDVCDRGPGIPEQEMQAVLQPFYRLESSRNRDTGGTGLGLAIAHQLAATLDGELVLANRDGGGLRATLLLPVAPASTPTPAR, encoded by the coding sequence ATGAACGCCACCCCGCGCACCGGCTGGCGACGCCTGCTGCCACGCACCCTCGCCGCGCGCCTGACCCTGATCCTGTTCACCGGCCTGCTGCTCGCGCACGCGCTGTCCTTCGTGCTGCTGTTCTCCGAGCGCTACATGGCCGCGCGTTCGATGATGCTCACCAACCTGGACCAGGACGTGTCCGTCAGCGTGGCCCTGCTCGAACGCCTGAGCCCGGCCGAGCGCGCGCGATGGGCACCGCGCTTGGAGCGGCGCACCTACCGCTATCTGCTCGGCCCGGCGCGGCCCGGCGTACCGTTGACCAGCGACCGCGCGCGCGAGGTCACCGCCCTGATCGACCGCAGCCTGGACCATCGCTACCGCTTGCAGGCGCGCACGGTGTCCACTTCGCCGGAGCGCTTCGAGGTGCAGCTCACCCTGGCCGACGGCCAGCCGCTGACCATCGAGGTCACGCCCTCGGTGATGCCGATCGCGCGTTGGCTGCCGGTGGTGCTGGCGGCGCAGCTTGTGCTGCTGCTGCTGTGCGCGTGGCTGGCGGTACGGCTGGCGACCCGGCCGCTGGTGCAGCTCGCCGATGCGGTCGAACGGCTGGACCCGGCGCGCGCGCATCCGCCACTGCCTCGGGAAGGGCCGGTGGAAGTGGTCAAGGCCGCCACCGCGTTCAATGCGATGCAGGCGCGCATCGGTCACTATCTCGCCGAGCGGTTGCAGATCCTCGCCGCGATCTCGCACGACCTGCAGACCCCGATCACGCGCATGAAGCTGCGCCTGGAAGCGATGGAGGAGGGCGCCGACCGCGATCGCCTGATCGGCGACCTGGAGCAGTTGCTGCAACTGGTGCGCGAGGGCATCGCCTACGCGCGCAGCACCCACGGAGCCACCGGCCCGGCGGTGCGGCTGGACCTGCACGCATTGCTCGACAGCGTGGTGTGCGACTACCAGGACGCGGGCAAGCCGGTCACGCTGGGCGAATGCGCGCACGCTTCGTTGAACACGCGGCCGCCGACATTGCGGCGCATCGTCGAGAACCTGATCGACAACGCGGTGAAGTACGGCGGCGGTGCCGAGGTCGGCGTGCGCCGGCTCGACGACGGGCGCGTGGCCGTGGACGTGTGCGACCGTGGCCCGGGCATTCCCGAACAGGAGATGCAGGCGGTGCTGCAACCGTTCTACCGGCTGGAAAGCTCGCGCAACCGCGATACCGGCGGCACCGGGTTGGGGCTGGCCATCGCCCACCAGTTGGCGGCCACGCTGGACGGCGAGCTCGTGCTCGCCAACCGTGACGGTGGTGGCCTGCGCGCGACGCTGCTGCTGCCGGTGGCACCGGCATCCACGCCCACGCCGGCGCGCTAG
- a CDS encoding quinone oxidoreductase family protein encodes MKAVVMTRQGGPEVMAFVERPEPVAGPGEALVEIAVAGVNFMDTGVRRGLAWSDMPDPKVLGVEGAGRVLSVGAGVDPAWVGRRVAWVYAPGSYAERAAIPVDALVPLPDAIDDRTAAAVMMQGLTASHFATDFHPVQPGEVALVHAAAGGLGLLLTQIIKLRGGKVIGRVSHEDKVAVAREAGADHVIVDDEGRFADEAVRLSGGDGVHVVYDGSGPKTFQASLAALRRSGTFCWYGPVLGGPGPIDLMSLPRSIKIGYAVFSDHIATSELLRSRAARLFDWITAGSLKVRIGGVYPLAEAARAHADMESRRTTGKLLLIP; translated from the coding sequence ATGAAAGCAGTCGTGATGACCCGCCAGGGCGGGCCCGAGGTCATGGCGTTCGTAGAGCGTCCCGAGCCGGTCGCGGGGCCGGGCGAGGCACTCGTCGAGATCGCCGTGGCGGGCGTGAACTTCATGGACACGGGCGTGCGGCGGGGGCTCGCCTGGAGCGACATGCCGGACCCGAAGGTCCTGGGTGTCGAAGGCGCCGGGCGGGTCCTGTCGGTCGGCGCCGGCGTCGATCCGGCGTGGGTGGGACGCCGGGTCGCCTGGGTCTACGCGCCCGGCAGCTACGCCGAACGGGCCGCCATCCCGGTCGACGCGCTCGTGCCACTGCCCGACGCCATCGACGATCGCACGGCGGCGGCGGTGATGATGCAGGGTCTGACCGCGAGCCACTTCGCCACCGACTTCCACCCCGTGCAGCCCGGCGAGGTCGCGCTCGTCCATGCCGCCGCCGGCGGCCTTGGCCTGCTCCTCACCCAGATCATCAAGCTGAGGGGCGGCAAGGTCATCGGCCGCGTGTCGCACGAGGACAAGGTCGCCGTCGCGCGCGAGGCGGGCGCCGACCATGTGATCGTCGACGACGAGGGCCGGTTCGCCGACGAGGCGGTCCGCCTCTCCGGCGGCGACGGCGTGCACGTGGTCTACGACGGCTCGGGTCCGAAGACCTTCCAGGCTTCCCTGGCCGCCTTGCGCCGCAGCGGGACCTTTTGCTGGTACGGGCCGGTGCTCGGCGGGCCCGGGCCCATCGACTTGATGAGCCTGCCCAGGAGCATCAAGATCGGCTACGCGGTCTTCTCCGACCATATCGCGACCAGCGAGCTGCTGCGCAGCCGCGCCGCGCGCCTGTTCGACTGGATCACCGCCGGCTCGCTGAAGGTCAGGATCGGGGGCGTCTATCCGCTGGCCGAGGCCGCGCGGGCCCATGCGGACATGGAAAGCCGCCGCACGACCGGCAAGCTCCTGCTCATCCCGTGA
- a CDS encoding TetR/AcrR family transcriptional regulator — protein sequence MARPKAFDTDEALDAAIGVFREHGFEGTSADMLVKAMGIGRQSLYDTFGDKWGLYCAAVRRYSALEGGAHVAALRSRPRAIEGLRAMVERLVEDAGKACLGIGSICEFGRARADLAKIHDAAERALHGAIVERVRAAQADGDVGVDLNPEEVAGFLLSSFAAIRIAARGGADADQLRGLGRLALRALR from the coding sequence ATGGCCAGACCCAAGGCGTTCGACACGGATGAGGCGCTGGACGCCGCGATCGGCGTGTTCCGCGAGCATGGCTTCGAGGGGACCTCGGCCGACATGCTGGTCAAGGCCATGGGGATCGGCCGCCAGAGCCTCTACGACACCTTCGGCGACAAATGGGGCCTCTATTGCGCCGCCGTACGGCGCTATTCGGCCCTGGAAGGCGGCGCCCACGTCGCGGCCCTGCGCAGTCGGCCGCGGGCCATCGAAGGCCTTCGGGCCATGGTGGAGCGCCTGGTCGAGGACGCCGGGAAGGCCTGTCTGGGGATCGGGTCCATCTGCGAGTTCGGCCGCGCGCGGGCCGATCTGGCGAAGATTCACGACGCCGCCGAGCGGGCGCTGCACGGCGCGATCGTCGAACGCGTGCGCGCGGCCCAGGCCGACGGCGACGTCGGCGTCGATCTGAACCCCGAAGAGGTGGCGGGTTTCCTCCTCTCGAGCTTCGCCGCCATCCGTATCGCCGCCCGGGGCGGCGCCGACGCCGACCAGCTCCGCGGCCTGGGGCGTCTCGCGCTACGCGCCTTGCGATGA